The Haloferax sp. Atlit-12N region ACTCGGTCACGTCGGTCGCGAGTTCCGCGCCGAGTTGGCCGAGGCCACCGCTCACCCGGCGTTCGCAGGTCTCGACCGCAGTCGGGACGGCGGCCGACGGTGACGACGACGCCGTCGCACTCCGTTCGAGCGTCGAGTACCGCACCACGCGGGTCCACTCCTTCGAGCGCTGGATATCGGCGTCGAGACGGGTGTCGAGCGGCGTCGAGTCGTTGAGAACTAACAGGCGGCGTCGCGGCTCGTCGGGAGCGCCGAGCATCTGCTTGGACGCACGCGAGTAGAGTTCCGTCGGAACCGACCCGACGACGAGGAGCGCGCTCCCTCGTCGCTTGAGGTCGTCCAGCCCGAGTTGGAACGTGGACGTGTCCTCCGTCACAGCGATGTCCGTGTCACCTCCCGAAGCCATTCGTGTTGCACGAGGAAACCATATTTAATAATACTTTGCGTGTTGGTCTCTCGAAATGTGCCATCATGTGTCATTATCGATGGTGCACTCTGAGTGGGGCGTGGTCGGCCGCTTCGGCCACCCGAGACGGCCGAGTCGACTACCCCGTCGCCCGGACCGTCAGCACGGGCACCGGCGCGGTCCGGACGACGCGCTCGGTGACGCTCCCGAGGAGCACGCGTTCGACGCCCGTCCGGCCGTGCGTCGCCATCGCGATGACCTCCGCGCCGTGTTCCGTGGCGTAGTCGAGAATGGTTTCGTGGGGCGCGCCCCGCCGCACGGCCCCGACCGTCTCGATGCCGCGGCTCTCGCCGCGTTCGACGACCTCGTCGACGACGCGTTGGCCCTCCTGCTCCAGCGTTTCGAGGACCGTCCCGCTGATGATACCCGCGTTGTCTCGCGTCGTGTTCACGACGAACAACACGTGTACCGTCGCGTCGTACCGCTCCGCGAGGTCGAACACGTGCGGTATCGCCTGTTCGGCCGCCGGACTCCCGTCGACGGGGAGCAGGATTTCGTCGTACATCGCTGGATGTACGCGCCCGAAGTGTGTGAATGCTTCGCATACTCACG contains the following coding sequences:
- a CDS encoding universal stress protein, with the protein product MYDEILLPVDGSPAAEQAIPHVFDLAERYDATVHVLFVVNTTRDNAGIISGTVLETLEQEGQRVVDEVVERGESRGIETVGAVRRGAPHETILDYATEHGAEVIAMATHGRTGVERVLLGSVTERVVRTAPVPVLTVRATG